The following coding sequences lie in one Bifidobacterium sp. ESL0690 genomic window:
- the tilS gene encoding tRNA lysidine(34) synthetase TilS, with amino-acid sequence MAYSATMKKAIGDVRSALAAVGISRQSNRFAEHGEHAPEADAPTILVACSGGRDSLALAAVSHIVAGLLGVHCGAVIVDHQLQAGSDKVALAAAQRCNGLGLDPVIVRTIEVEGSESGRSGEDAARQARYDAIVETARDTVAAAVLLAHTRDDQAETVVMDVLTRSAGIDALAGMPPTFVRDGVRFVRPFLDLSRAQTTAICRERDMSWWDDPTNGDDVPADQPLPQNYPLRSRVRHTLMPYLSNFFNGDVSVHLAQGTTICQEDKDFLETATNEVYCKSVSWNMQGAAAVMLVKPLAQAHPAIRRRAIARVLAELGIPLSKRHVLSIEALVIDWHGQGTLSLPSGYSVNRQKHVIRVCKNG; translated from the coding sequence ATGGCATATTCGGCGACGATGAAAAAGGCGATTGGCGACGTGCGCAGCGCCCTTGCAGCAGTGGGGATTTCACGGCAAAGCAATCGTTTCGCCGAGCACGGCGAGCATGCTCCCGAAGCCGATGCTCCCACGATTCTGGTGGCCTGCTCCGGCGGCAGGGACTCGCTGGCACTTGCCGCCGTGAGCCATATCGTCGCCGGCTTGCTAGGGGTTCATTGCGGAGCGGTCATCGTCGACCACCAGCTCCAGGCTGGTTCCGACAAAGTCGCGCTCGCCGCCGCACAACGTTGCAATGGCTTGGGTTTGGATCCCGTCATCGTACGAACCATCGAGGTCGAAGGTAGCGAAAGCGGCCGGAGCGGGGAAGACGCGGCGCGGCAGGCGCGATACGATGCCATCGTCGAAACCGCGCGGGATACGGTTGCCGCGGCGGTCTTGCTGGCGCATACCCGCGACGACCAGGCGGAAACCGTTGTGATGGATGTCTTGACCCGCTCGGCCGGTATCGACGCGTTGGCAGGCATGCCCCCGACTTTCGTCCGCGACGGTGTCCGTTTCGTCCGTCCGTTTCTTGACTTGAGCCGTGCCCAAACCACTGCAATCTGCCGGGAACGGGATATGAGTTGGTGGGACGATCCGACGAACGGCGACGATGTGCCGGCCGATCAGCCGTTACCGCAGAACTATCCGCTGCGTTCCCGCGTGCGACACACCCTGATGCCCTATCTGTCTAATTTTTTCAATGGCGATGTTTCCGTCCATCTGGCGCAAGGAACCACCATCTGCCAAGAAGACAAAGACTTTCTTGAGACCGCCACGAATGAAGTGTATTGTAAATCCGTTTCATGGAATATGCAAGGTGCCGCAGCCGTTATGCTCGTGAAACCGCTTGCGCAAGCCCATCCGGCCATTCGTCGCCGCGCCATTGCCCGGGTGCTCGCCGAACTTGGCATACCGTTGAGCAAGCGGCATGTCCTCTCCATCGAAGCGTTGGTGATCGATTGGCATGGCCAGGGCACGCTTTCGCTTCCCAGCGGATATTCAGTCAATAGGCAGAAACACGTCATTCGCGTGTGTAAAAATGGGTGA
- the hpt gene encoding hypoxanthine phosphoribosyltransferase has translation MQIADVQDEIDHELVSKAQIERKIEEVAAQVSKDYAGKDLLLVAVLKGAINTLAAFSQALSINVQMDFMSLSSYGEGFESSGKITIRQDLSCDVKGRDILIVEDIIDSGYTLDWLTHELKKRGAASVEVFALLEKPSRREVEVPLKYKGYEVPDEFVVGFGLDYKEHFRNLDSIAVLKPSVYQGEAA, from the coding sequence ATGCAAATTGCGGATGTACAGGACGAGATTGACCATGAATTGGTGTCGAAAGCACAGATTGAGCGCAAGATCGAAGAGGTGGCAGCGCAGGTAAGCAAGGATTACGCGGGTAAGGATCTCTTGCTTGTGGCCGTGCTCAAGGGGGCCATTAACACGCTGGCCGCTTTTTCACAGGCGTTGAGCATCAATGTGCAGATGGATTTCATGAGTCTTTCAAGCTACGGTGAAGGCTTTGAAAGCAGCGGCAAGATTACCATTCGTCAGGATCTTTCCTGCGACGTCAAGGGCCGCGACATCCTGATCGTCGAAGACATCATCGATTCCGGATATACCCTCGACTGGCTTACCCACGAACTGAAAAAGCGAGGTGCCGCGAGCGTCGAGGTGTTTGCGCTGCTGGAGAAACCTTCCCGGCGCGAGGTCGAGGTACCGCTGAAATATAAGGGTTACGAAGTACCCGATGAATTCGTGGTCGGTTTCGGGCTTGACTATAAAGAGCATTTCCGCAATCTTGATTCCATTGCGGTTTTGAAGCCGTCAGTCTACCAAGGAGAAGCAGCATGA